The Caldisericia bacterium genome includes a region encoding these proteins:
- a CDS encoding ABC transporter permease, with the protein MRKKNEFLVIWRYLKKNRTAMAGLFIIIVAVIIAIFANYLAPFNPLSQSLKDRFKPGFWAGNFQNFLGTDDFGRDLLSRIIYGARVSLTVGFIAVIIGVLLGSFFGMISGYFGGILDSLIMRGVDIMFSIPSILLAIVIMAILGTGLDKAMIAIGITYAPQIARIVRSETMMVKNMEYVEAAVAIGEPHYMIIWRHVIRNVLSPIIVYGTLSIGSAILDAAALGFLGLGAQPPTPEWGAMLARSYQYITAGAWWVATFPGLCILLVVLGFNLLGDGIRDAIDPTLRT; encoded by the coding sequence ATGAGAAAGAAAAACGAATTTTTGGTAATATGGAGATATTTAAAGAAGAATAGAACTGCAATGGCAGGGTTATTTATAATTATTGTGGCAGTAATTATTGCCATTTTTGCCAACTATCTTGCTCCATTCAATCCCCTCTCTCAATCACTGAAGGATAGGTTTAAACCTGGTTTCTGGGCAGGAAATTTTCAAAATTTTCTTGGTACAGATGATTTTGGAAGAGACCTTCTATCAAGGATTATATACGGTGCAAGAGTTTCTCTTACTGTCGGTTTTATAGCGGTTATTATAGGTGTCCTTCTTGGTTCTTTTTTTGGAATGATATCAGGATACTTTGGTGGTATTTTAGATAGCTTAATAATGAGGGGGGTAGATATTATGTTTTCTATACCAAGTATCCTTCTTGCAATAGTGATTATGGCAATTCTTGGAACCGGATTGGACAAAGCAATGATAGCTATTGGTATAACTTACGCTCCACAAATTGCGAGAATAGTAAGGTCAGAGACAATGATGGTGAAGAATATGGAGTATGTGGAGGCAGCAGTTGCCATTGGAGAACCACATTACATGATTATATGGAGACATGTTATAAGGAATGTGCTTTCGCCAATAATAGTTTATGGAACATTAAGTATCGGAAGCGCCATTCTTGATGCTGCTGCCCTTGGCTTTCTTGGACTTGGTGCTCAACCTCCAACACCAGAATGGGGAGCTATGCTTGCAAGGAGCTATCAGTACATTACTGCTGGAGCTTGGTGGGTAGCCACATTTCCTGGTTTATGTATTTTACTTGTAGTGCTTGGATTTAATCTTCTTGGTGATGGGATAAGAGATGCAATTGATCCAACCTTAAGAACATAA
- a CDS encoding QueT transporter family protein, protein MKKEAIRKLAIAGIVAGLYLSLTLLFAPISFKAFQIRVSEALTLLPFIFPEAILGLFVGCFIANFFSPFGIIDVVFGSTLTLLAAYLTHLLGKTKKPYLAPIPPILINGFGVSFYITLLSKSDTLSFTNFDLRMYLSVSLSIIIGEALATYLIGLPLLYALMRLPFLRRIRNEF, encoded by the coding sequence ATGAAGAAGGAGGCAATTAGAAAGCTTGCCATAGCTGGAATTGTTGCTGGATTGTATCTCTCTTTAACCCTTCTATTTGCACCTATAAGTTTCAAGGCATTCCAGATAAGGGTGTCTGAAGCCTTAACACTTCTACCTTTTATATTTCCAGAAGCCATTTTAGGTCTTTTTGTGGGTTGCTTTATTGCCAATTTCTTCTCACCCTTTGGGATAATTGATGTAGTTTTCGGATCCACTCTTACTCTTCTTGCTGCGTATCTCACCCACCTTTTAGGTAAAACAAAAAAGCCCTATCTTGCTCCAATTCCCCCTATTCTTATAAATGGTTTTGGGGTAAGTTTTTATATTACCCTTCTTTCTAAAAGCGACACTTTATCTTTTACAAATTTTGATTTAAGAATGTATCTATCAGTATCTCTCTCAATAATAATAGGTGAAGCACTGGCAACTTATCTTATTGGTCTTCCCCTTTTATATGCCCTTATGAGGTTACCATTTTTAAGGAGGATAAGAAATGAATTTTAG
- a CDS encoding LapA family protein produces MIRTVIYLILFILAIIFLFQNGSQPVTLTFLKWSTPEPIPVGFVFIGALLFGAIVVWLWHLPQIVLLKRKTRSLNKRITKLVEDIKRKENELEALKKEKEELEAKLREIEGKKPEETEEKSEREKEEKVVEQNENDEKNEKKRGFFGFLKGRKDEEGGN; encoded by the coding sequence ATGATTAGAACAGTTATCTATCTCATTTTGTTTATACTTGCCATAATCTTCCTCTTTCAGAATGGGAGTCAGCCGGTTACTCTCACTTTTCTTAAATGGTCAACTCCAGAACCTATACCAGTGGGTTTTGTCTTCATAGGAGCTCTTTTGTTTGGTGCTATCGTTGTCTGGCTCTGGCACTTACCTCAAATTGTTCTCTTAAAAAGAAAAACAAGATCACTGAACAAAAGAATTACGAAACTTGTAGAGGATATAAAGAGAAAGGAGAATGAATTAGAGGCACTAAAAAAAGAGAAAGAGGAGCTTGAAGCTAAGTTGAGAGAGATTGAGGGGAAGAAACCTGAGGAGACGGAAGAGAAATCTGAGAGGGAGAAAGAGGAGAAAGTTGTGGAACAAAATGAGAATGATGAGAAAAATGAGAAAAAGAGGGGATTCTTTGGCTTTTTAAAGGGTAGAAAGGATGAAGAAGGAGGCAATTAG
- a CDS encoding nitrilase, producing MNFRVTLAQINPNLGRIDENIKKHELFIKNAIDEESDLIIFPELSLTGYYLEDGTFDVAMDRNEIENIFSDLSKKIDIVVGFVERGEDKNFYISQAYLSYGKIIHVHRKIYPPTHGMFEDLKFFGRGRKVKSFNTRFGKAGILICRDFFHPSLPLIYYLKNVDFMIFVSAIPVRGGYNEKDVGIFKTTDSLISSYASRFQSFIFFVNRVGFEEGIGFMGGSSIKDPYGTTILSLPLLEETMGTKEIKTSLIEEARFKLPLRREEDVDLIVSNIEEIHDD from the coding sequence ATGAATTTTAGAGTTACCCTTGCACAGATAAATCCCAATTTAGGAAGGATCGATGAGAACATCAAAAAACATGAACTTTTTATTAAAAATGCCATAGATGAGGAAAGTGACTTGATCATATTTCCAGAACTATCTCTTACAGGATACTACCTTGAAGACGGTACTTTTGATGTAGCAATGGATAGAAATGAGATTGAGAATATTTTTTCAGATTTAAGTAAAAAGATTGACATTGTTGTGGGTTTTGTGGAGAGAGGGGAGGACAAGAATTTCTACATTTCTCAAGCCTATCTATCTTATGGGAAAATCATTCATGTTCATAGAAAGATCTACCCTCCCACACATGGAATGTTTGAAGATTTGAAATTCTTTGGAAGGGGAAGAAAAGTTAAAAGTTTTAATACAAGATTTGGAAAGGCAGGGATATTAATTTGCAGAGATTTCTTTCATCCATCACTACCTCTTATATACTATCTAAAAAATGTTGATTTCATGATTTTTGTATCTGCAATACCAGTAAGGGGCGGCTACAATGAGAAAGATGTAGGTATCTTTAAGACAACAGATTCTCTCATATCTTCCTATGCCTCAAGATTTCAGAGCTTCATATTCTTTGTAAACAGAGTTGGTTTTGAGGAGGGGATAGGTTTTATGGGTGGTTCAAGTATTAAGGATCCATATGGAACCACCATACTTAGCCTGCCTCTTTTGGAGGAGACTATGGGAACCAAAGAGATAAAAACTTCTTTAATTGAAGAGGCAAGGTTTAAACTTCCCTTAAGGAGAGAAGAGGATGTGGACTTGATTGTTTCAAATATAGAGGAGATTCATGATGATTGA